From a region of the uncultured Desulfatiglans sp. genome:
- a CDS encoding conserved hypothetical protein (Evidence 4 : Unknown function but conserved in other organisms) — protein sequence MKELEKLIERVVNRININLREPAFDSGPYLRSIVPLKQFGRFYAFYALTPHHPLHFRFHGSSLGGSYFLGKCFVDHSVLYKSDIRGDELKCRGDVFRYGGLEIPLHDDEVIHIKDSYLIKTLVHNYSHDPENLEEFLICNTASTHYANIHGSTVEGCFLGPFSTVDLTTLHDCVIGAFAYVQVGELSHEWVPAGEIRIEAGDRFRFNYHFDADLLKAYIHMEPGTVPQGILMDFMEDRKTEFQRIFDVVHLKAPIPISQGTSLSRYAVVKGDTHVDANVLVAQRAYLEDAWLGRGSNAQENCCIIHSRLEGENVTAHGGKLVRTRLGKKVFVGFNSFLRGMEDAPLTIGGGSVVMPHTIIDIREPLEIPPNHLIWGLIRNREDLKVHSLDLDDFAKIGGRYDLGRMRFEGDGAVFVEAFRHRIEHILEANGAYFDGRGNRGHAQKDQDISYNMIQPYPKGRLKGLYPSIDIRP from the coding sequence ATGAAAGAACTGGAAAAACTGATCGAGCGGGTCGTCAATCGTATCAATATCAATCTAAGGGAACCGGCTTTCGACAGCGGTCCTTATCTGCGCAGCATCGTGCCTCTCAAGCAGTTTGGCCGGTTCTACGCCTTCTATGCCTTGACGCCGCACCATCCGCTGCATTTCCGCTTTCATGGATCGAGTCTGGGAGGGAGCTATTTTCTCGGGAAGTGCTTTGTCGATCATTCGGTGCTTTATAAGAGCGACATCCGCGGCGATGAACTGAAATGCAGGGGGGATGTGTTCCGTTACGGCGGATTGGAGATCCCGCTCCACGACGACGAAGTGATCCACATCAAGGACAGCTATCTCATCAAGACCTTGGTCCACAACTATTCCCACGATCCTGAAAATCTCGAAGAATTCCTGATTTGCAACACCGCATCCACCCACTATGCGAATATCCACGGCTCCACCGTGGAAGGCTGCTTCCTGGGGCCTTTCAGCACGGTAGATCTGACCACGCTGCACGATTGCGTTATCGGGGCCTTTGCCTATGTCCAGGTGGGAGAGTTGTCGCATGAGTGGGTGCCTGCCGGGGAGATACGGATCGAGGCGGGGGATCGCTTCCGGTTCAACTACCACTTCGATGCGGACCTTCTCAAGGCCTACATCCATATGGAGCCTGGGACGGTCCCGCAAGGGATCCTGATGGACTTCATGGAAGACCGCAAGACCGAATTCCAGAGGATCTTCGATGTGGTGCACCTCAAGGCGCCGATTCCAATCTCCCAGGGGACTTCCCTCAGCCGGTACGCCGTCGTTAAAGGGGATACCCATGTCGACGCGAACGTGCTCGTCGCGCAGCGGGCGTATCTCGAAGATGCCTGGCTCGGGAGGGGTTCCAATGCCCAGGAAAACTGCTGCATCATCCATTCGCGTCTGGAGGGCGAGAATGTGACCGCCCACGGCGGTAAACTGGTCCGGACCCGGCTGGGGAAAAAGGTTTTCGTGGGATTCAATTCCTTCCTCAGGGGGATGGAGGATGCGCCCCTGACCATTGGGGGAGGCTCCGTCGTGATGCCCCACACGATCATCGACATCCGGGAACCGCTCGAAATCCCGCCGAATCACTTGATATGGGGGTTGATTCGAAACCGGGAAGATCTAAAGGTCCACAGCCTCGATCTAGACGATTTTGCCAAGATCGGGGGACGGTATGATCTTGGGCGGATGCGATTCGAAGGGGATGGGGCGGTCTTTGTCGAGGCCTTTCGGCATCGCATCGAGCATATCCTCGAGGCGAACGGCGCCTATTTCGACGGCCGCGGCAATCGGGGCCACGCCCAGAAGGACCAGGACATCTCTTACAACATGATTCAGCCCTACCCGAAAGGAAGACTCAAGGGGCTTTATCCGAGCATCGATATCCGGCCCTGA